The uncultured Mailhella sp. genome segment GGTTGCCGCCGGAGCGACGGTTGTCGCGATTGTCTCCGTCGCGGCCGTCGCGGCCGTCACGACCGTCGCGACCGTCGCGGGCGTCGGGACGCACGGGACGCGCGTCGCGGCGACCTCCGTCGCGACGATTGTCGCCGTCGCGGGAAGAGCGGTTCTCCGAGGGAGACGCGGGACGAATGATGCGGGCCTGCGTGGGATCGGGGCGGGAAATGACGCGCACGCGGGGCGTGCCGTCGGCGGCGGGCTGGGCCTTCTTGCGGGCGTCTTCGCCTTCATGCTCTTCGGAGACGTGACGGCGTTCCTGCACGGGAGGCAGCAGGCTGGGCTGGGAAGAGCCTTCCGGCTCGGCGGAAGCCGCAGGAGCTCTGCGGGCGCGTTCGGACTTCGCCGGTTCAGCCGAAGCGGCAGGACGAACTTCCGGCTTTTCCTCCTTCGCGGGAGCGGGCGCGGGGCGGGGCGTCACGATGCGGGCAGCGGGAGCCTCCGTCCTGCGGGCGGGGGCCGTCTTGTCCGCAGCCTCGTCGGCGGGCTTTTCCACCACCTTGGCCGCAACGGGCTTTTCCGGCGCGCTCTTTTCCGCAGCGGGCTTTTCGACCGCAGGCTTCTCCACCACCTTGGCGGCAGGAGCCGGCGCGGGCTCGGGTTCCGGAGTCACCACGCGGGCGGGGCGCACGATGCGCGCCACAGGCGCGGCTTCCCGGGGCGTTCTGGCCTTTTTCGGGGCCTTTTCCGCGGCGGGCGCGGCCTTTTCCGCAGCTTCGGCTTCGGGAGCGGCGGGAGTCTGGGCTGCGGCGGGCGCCGCGGCCTTCTCTTCGACTACGGGAGCGGCAGGAGCTTGCGCCGCTGCCGGCTTGGAACGACGACGTATAATAACGTCCTTGCGGACAACTTCCACAGAGGCCTCCGACTTTTTAACCTTGACTTTTTCGTATTCTTCCGGGGAGATGGACCCTTTCACCGTCTTTTCTATCCCGGCCTCGCGCAGGCGGGCAACAAGCTCTTCGGGCTTCATGCCCTGTTCGAGCGCGGCATCTTTTATCTTTATCTTATCCATGCTTTCTCCCCTTGTGAGATTTGCGCCTGAATTTCATGCCCGCAAAACGCTCCCGGCAGACCGGATCATCGCACACGTACCAGCCTCGTCCGGGCCTGGTCTGCGCGTGATCTGCTTCAAGGCCGTTGCCGGCGGCAGCGCCTTCCGGGGCAGACACATGACGCAGGAGCCGCGACTTGGCAAAACGCCGTCGGCATACGACACACATGCGCACGGGCTCCTGCCTGTTCTCCATGCTCTATTCCTCTCCGGCTTCCGCCTTTTCCTCTTCGGCGCCTTCGCCTTCCACAACGGGGCTGAGGAAGTTCACGGCGGCGCGCAGATCGGCAATGCGCGCGGCGGAGAGCTCAAGCTTTTCGGCAAGCTCGTCGTCCGAGGCGGCGCGCAGGGCGTCGAGAGAACGGAAACCGGCGTCCATCAGTCTGTCCACGGGAATCTCGGCCACGCTGGCCACCTGTTCCAGACCGCGGCCGGCGGCGTTGGCTTCGTGGTAGCGGGACTCGGTGAAGATGTCGATCTTCCAGCCGAGGAGCTTGGCCGCGAGCTTCACGTTCTGACCCTTGCGGCCGATGGCGTTGGTGAGCTGATCGTCCGGCACGGTGACTTCCAGAAGGTTGGAAGCCTCGTCCACGTTGATGCGCGACACCAGAGCCGGAGCCAGCGCGTTGCGGGCGTAGGTGGCGATATCGGGGCTCCACACCACGATGTCGATGCGCTCGCCGTGCAGCTCCTGCACGATGTTCTGAATGCGGGATCCGCGCACGCCCACGCAGGCGCCCACGGGATCGATGTCGCGCTCGCGGGAGAGCACGGCCACCTTGGCGCGGGAACCGGGATCGCGGGCCACGCCCATGATCTGCACGCTGCCGTCGTCCACTTCGGGCACTTCGCGGCGGAAGAGCGCGGCCATGTAGTCGCGGTGCGCGCGGGAAATGATGACCTGCGGACCGCGGCCCTCGCGGCGCACGTCGATGATGAGCGCCTGAATGCGGTCGTTGCGCTTGTAATGTTCTCTGGGAATCTGTTCCTCGCGGGGCAGCAGGGCCTCGGTACGGCCCAGGTTGATGACCCAGCCGCCCTTGTCGCGGCGCTGCACCATGCCGCTCACGATTTCGCCCACGCGGTCCTTGAATTCCTCGTAAATGAGTTCCTGCTCGGCGTCGCGCATGCGCTGGATGATGACCTGCTTGGCGGACTGGGCGGCAATGCGGCCGAGATCCTCCACCTTGAGGCGGAAACCCATTTCGTCGTCGATCTGAATGGAAGGATCGTGCTGACGGGCCTCTTCCAGGGAAATCTGAGTGAGCGGATCCTCCACCTCGTCCACGACGAACTTGAACTGGAACACCTCGATGTCGCCGGTGTCGTCGCTGTAATGCACTTCCACGTCCAGATCATCGCCGTACTTGCGGGTCACCGACGTGCGCACGGCTTCCTCAAGAGTGCTGATGAGCATATCGCGATCCAGCCCTCTGTCCTTGCTGATCTGTTCAATGGCTTTCTTCAGTTCCAGGCTCATGCTTGCTTACCTCCGCCTTTGCCGGCAGCTTTTTTCGCGTTCTTTCCGGCTCCGGGCTTGCTGGTGTCAGGAAAAACAGGGACGAGGCGCGCCTTTCTTACCCAGTCCCATCGAATGGAAACATTGGAGGGAACGGGCTTTTCGCCCGCAACGGGCGCAAGAAGCACCTCCACGACGAAGGCGTTGTCCGAAGCGCTCACGAGCGGTCCCCGGAACTTGCGCCGACCGGCGATCTCGGGATGGGGATCCGCAAGAGTCACGTCTATCTCCTGCCCGACGTAGGGAGAAAGCTGCGCGGGCTCAAAGAACAGCCGATCCATGCCCGGGGAGGACACTTCCAGCACCCAGGCGTCGGCAAACACCTCGTCGACCTCAAGGGCCAGACCCACCATACGGGAAATTTCCGCGCACTGATCCACGGACACGCCTTCCAGCATGCCGTCCTCACCGTTGTTGCCACCCTCGGCAACGTCGCCGCCGGCGGGGGCGTCCACATACACGCGCACCACTGTGCGCCCGCCCGCCACAACCTCGATGCCCCAGAGCATCAGGCCGAACGACGCGACGACAGGTTCCGCCGCCTCGCGGACGCGGCGGACGATCTGTTCAGGAGAAAGTCCTTTTCCCATGCATCATACCTTATATAATAAAAAAAGGGAGGCCGTCGTCAGGCCACCCCTACCAGACCGCCTTGCGCGGTGCATCAGGATGTAGAAAGACAGAGCTGAAACAGCCCCCGCCTTCCACTGCGTGAAGACGTTT includes the following:
- a CDS encoding YlxR family protein, with protein sequence MENRQEPVRMCVVCRRRFAKSRLLRHVSAPEGAAAGNGLEADHAQTRPGRGWYVCDDPVCRERFAGMKFRRKSHKGRKHG
- the nusA gene encoding transcription termination factor NusA, translated to MSLELKKAIEQISKDRGLDRDMLISTLEEAVRTSVTRKYGDDLDVEVHYSDDTGDIEVFQFKFVVDEVEDPLTQISLEEARQHDPSIQIDDEMGFRLKVEDLGRIAAQSAKQVIIQRMRDAEQELIYEEFKDRVGEIVSGMVQRRDKGGWVINLGRTEALLPREEQIPREHYKRNDRIQALIIDVRREGRGPQVIISRAHRDYMAALFRREVPEVDDGSVQIMGVARDPGSRAKVAVLSRERDIDPVGACVGVRGSRIQNIVQELHGERIDIVVWSPDIATYARNALAPALVSRINVDEASNLLEVTVPDDQLTNAIGRKGQNVKLAAKLLGWKIDIFTESRYHEANAAGRGLEQVASVAEIPVDRLMDAGFRSLDALRAASDDELAEKLELSAARIADLRAAVNFLSPVVEGEGAEEEKAEAGEE